In Phlebotomus papatasi isolate M1 chromosome 1, Ppap_2.1, whole genome shotgun sequence, the following proteins share a genomic window:
- the LOC129798423 gene encoding uncharacterized protein LOC129798423, with amino-acid sequence MKNPLWFVVWLLILIFIAFFVAGFCAGWYIFVYPLTVCIPALSSISDLLLQGAQFTHYCAKGMMECRSLFG; translated from the exons ATGAAGAATCCACTGTGGTTTGTTGTTTGGCTCTTAATCTTGATCTTCATAGCTTTTTTCGTGGCTGGTTTCTGTGCTGGAtg GTACATCTTTGTCTATCCACTCACAGTCTGTATTCCAGCCCTGAGT tccATTTCAGATTTACTCCTTCAAGGAGCTCAATTCACCCATTATTGCGCCAAAGGAATGATGGAGTGTCGTTCACTGTTTGGCTAA
- the LOC129798421 gene encoding protein CREG1, with product MIKFQAILLVAFFTGIFGRQLIQSNIFPFDDDIDDENDFFVPPYKDYPAMARFLVHELDWSPMGTISTLNSIKGFPMVNVISIADSARGEKSTGRIFFYLTDLDFTGIDLKSSNRLTALFSMEQSRNCSDHSTDAMEPTCARVMVTGTAKQLQKNDEEYDFAKKAMFSRHPAARKWIETHNFYLCELDIAQICVLDYYGGPHFVTPEDYYKADPERVFRKRLNHFDLQNIDEGEELERRHHKKSRSLHIRIHRDVDEIDIEV from the exons ATGATCAAATTTCAAGCGATCTTACTCGTTGCCTTTTTTACTGGAATATTTGGACGACAGCTAATCCAGAGtaatatttttccatttgacGATGATATCGACGATGAGAATGATTTCTTTGTGCCTCCATACAAAGACTACCCGGCTATGGCGAGATTTCTTGTCCATGAACTCG ATTGGTCACCAATGGGCACTATTTCAACTCTAAACTCAATCAAAGGCTTCCCAATGGTCAATGTTATCTCAATAGCTGATAGTGCTCGTGGAGAAAAGTCCACGGGACGTATTTTCTTCTATCTAACTGATTTGGATTTTACGGGAATCGACCTAAAG TCATCGAATCGCTTGACTGCTTTATTCTCAATGGAGCAAAGCCGAAATTGTTCAGACCACAGTACTGATGCCATGGAACCCACATGTGCACGCGTTATGGTGACCGGAACTGCTAAACAATTGCAAAAGAATGACGAAGAATATGATTTTGCTAAGAAAGCCATGTTCAGTCGCCACCCAGCAGCCAGAAAATGGATTGAGA ctCACAATTTTTACCTCTGTGAATTGGATATCGCtcaaatttgtgtattggatTACTACGGAGGCCCTCATTTTGTCACTCCCGAGGACTATTACAAAGCTGATCCTGAAAGAGTTTTCAGAAAAAGGCTGAATCATTTCGATCTGCAAAATATAGATGAGGGTGAAGAACTTGAAAGACGTCATCACAAAAAATCTCGATCACTCCATATCCGAATCCACAGAGACGTCGATGAGATTGATATTGAAGTTTAG